A region of Panicum virgatum strain AP13 chromosome 8N, P.virgatum_v5, whole genome shotgun sequence DNA encodes the following proteins:
- the LOC120686130 gene encoding protein LAZY 1-like isoform X3: MPRPAPAPGLDKPLQDEGGTCNCITGLASPDPVTFLASANEYFADDAFTTNHPSPPAADLFTFGGSGLLTIGTLGIAAVAVPTDADDHEYDVDVVDAESDSDDKDDNVDEEDDVDGAVTPTFTCPPPPPAEAAVVVEKAVAAVVEAIAEKDDDTTTEDDLMVVSAELEKVLGGRNSGTASDLVASARVSFAMGVDCPLQGFLFGSPVSDVESRLEQPRDSNGGGRRTSLGELFMRTRFAEEKVALVAVEEGEDGGDATAGGERGDGKSGKEGGGGHKTLKKRVKDGKVAGGEGAPASAAVTKSKFQKILQIFHRKVYPESTALARSLTKKCRKRGSSSGGADEPEPASPKLRCRKEQRAPGFGCCANRASFGGATSPTDDDDDEGLNSSKSGHWIRTDAEYLVLEL, translated from the exons ATGCCTCGTCCGGCTCCAGCTCCCGGCTTAGACAAGCCTCTCCAAGATGAAG GTGGGACCTGCAACTGCATCACCGGGCTGGCTTCGCCGGACCCCGTCACCTTCCTTGCCTCCGCCAACGAATACTTCGCCGACGACGCCTTCACCACCAAccatccctcgccgccggccgccgacctCTTCACCTTCGGCGGCAGCGGCCTCCTCACCATTGGCACTCTAGGCATCGCTGCTGTCGCGGTTCCTACAGACGCAGACGACCATGAGTACGACGTCGACGTTGTTGATGCCGAATCAGACTCTGATGACAAAGATGACAACGTGGATGAGGAAGACGATGTCGACGGCGCCGTCACGCCCACATTCActtgccctccgccgccgccagcagaggccgcagtcGTCGTCGAGAAGGCTGTCGCCGCGGTCGTCGAGGCCATCGCCGAGAAGGACGACGACACCACGACGGAGGACGACCTCATGGTGGTGAGCGCCGAGCTGGAGAAGGTCCTCGGCGGCCGCAACAGCGGCACCGCCAGCGACCTGGTGGCGTCGGCGCGGGTGAGCTTCGCCATGGGCGTGGACTGCCCGCTGCAGGGCTTCCTGTTCGGCTCCCCGGTGAGCGACGTCGAGTCGCGCCTGGAGCAGCCGCGGGacagcaacggcggcggccggcgcaccTCGCTCGGCGAGCTGTTCATGCGCACGCGCTTCGCCGAAGAGAAGGTGGCTCTCGTCGCCGTCGAGGAGGGCGAGGACGGCGGGGATGCAACCGCCGGTGGAGAAAGGGGCGACGGGAAATCAGGgaaagaaggcggcggcggccacaagACATTGAAGAAGAGGGTGAAGGATGGAAAAGTCGCCGGCGGTGAAGGAGCGCCAGCGAGTGCAGCTGTGACCAAGAGCAAGTTTCAGAAG ATCCTTCAAATCTTCCACAGGAAAGTGTACCCTGAGAGCACGGCGCTGGCGAGGAGCCTGACCAAGAAGTGCCGCAAgcgtggcagcagcagcggtggcGCCGACGAGCCGGAGCCGGCGTCACCCAAGCTCAGGTGCCGCAAGGAGCAGCGCGCGCCGGGGTTCGGCTGCTGCGCCAACCGTGCCTCCTTCGGTGGCGCCACTTCTCccaccgacgacgacgacgacgagggacTCAACAGCAGCAAGAGCGGCCACTGGATCAGGACCGACGCTGAAT ATTTGGTGCTGGAGTTATAG
- the LOC120686130 gene encoding protein LAZY 1-like isoform X2 — MKLLGWMHRKLRQNSNDVFKEFNNGGGGTCNCITGLASPDPVTFLASANEYFADDAFTTNHPSPPAADLFTFGGSGLLTIGTLGIAAVAVPTDADDHEYDVDVVDAESDSDDKDDNVDEEDDVDGAVTPTFTCPPPPPAEAAVVVEKAVAAVVEAIAEKDDDTTTEDDLMVVSAELEKVLGGRNSGTASDLVASARVSFAMGVDCPLQGFLFGSPVSDVESRLEQPRDSNGGGRRTSLGELFMRTRFAEEKVALVAVEEGEDGGDATAGGERGDGKSGKEGGGGHKTLKKRVKDGKVAGGEGAPASAAVTKSKFQKILQIFHRKVYPESTALARSLTKKCRKRGSSSGGADEPEPASPKLRCRKEQRAPGFGCCANRASFGGATSPTDDDDDEGLNSSKSGHWIRTDAEYLVLEL; from the exons ATGAAG CTCCTGGGGTGGATGCACCGGAAATTACGACAGAATAGTAATGATGTGTTCAAAGAGTTCAACAACGGTGGAG GTGGGACCTGCAACTGCATCACCGGGCTGGCTTCGCCGGACCCCGTCACCTTCCTTGCCTCCGCCAACGAATACTTCGCCGACGACGCCTTCACCACCAAccatccctcgccgccggccgccgacctCTTCACCTTCGGCGGCAGCGGCCTCCTCACCATTGGCACTCTAGGCATCGCTGCTGTCGCGGTTCCTACAGACGCAGACGACCATGAGTACGACGTCGACGTTGTTGATGCCGAATCAGACTCTGATGACAAAGATGACAACGTGGATGAGGAAGACGATGTCGACGGCGCCGTCACGCCCACATTCActtgccctccgccgccgccagcagaggccgcagtcGTCGTCGAGAAGGCTGTCGCCGCGGTCGTCGAGGCCATCGCCGAGAAGGACGACGACACCACGACGGAGGACGACCTCATGGTGGTGAGCGCCGAGCTGGAGAAGGTCCTCGGCGGCCGCAACAGCGGCACCGCCAGCGACCTGGTGGCGTCGGCGCGGGTGAGCTTCGCCATGGGCGTGGACTGCCCGCTGCAGGGCTTCCTGTTCGGCTCCCCGGTGAGCGACGTCGAGTCGCGCCTGGAGCAGCCGCGGGacagcaacggcggcggccggcgcaccTCGCTCGGCGAGCTGTTCATGCGCACGCGCTTCGCCGAAGAGAAGGTGGCTCTCGTCGCCGTCGAGGAGGGCGAGGACGGCGGGGATGCAACCGCCGGTGGAGAAAGGGGCGACGGGAAATCAGGgaaagaaggcggcggcggccacaagACATTGAAGAAGAGGGTGAAGGATGGAAAAGTCGCCGGCGGTGAAGGAGCGCCAGCGAGTGCAGCTGTGACCAAGAGCAAGTTTCAGAAG ATCCTTCAAATCTTCCACAGGAAAGTGTACCCTGAGAGCACGGCGCTGGCGAGGAGCCTGACCAAGAAGTGCCGCAAgcgtggcagcagcagcggtggcGCCGACGAGCCGGAGCCGGCGTCACCCAAGCTCAGGTGCCGCAAGGAGCAGCGCGCGCCGGGGTTCGGCTGCTGCGCCAACCGTGCCTCCTTCGGTGGCGCCACTTCTCccaccgacgacgacgacgacgagggacTCAACAGCAGCAAGAGCGGCCACTGGATCAGGACCGACGCTGAAT ATTTGGTGCTGGAGTTATAG
- the LOC120686130 gene encoding protein LAZY 1-like isoform X1 yields MCDQLLGWMHRKLRQNSNDVFKEFNNGGGGTCNCITGLASPDPVTFLASANEYFADDAFTTNHPSPPAADLFTFGGSGLLTIGTLGIAAVAVPTDADDHEYDVDVVDAESDSDDKDDNVDEEDDVDGAVTPTFTCPPPPPAEAAVVVEKAVAAVVEAIAEKDDDTTTEDDLMVVSAELEKVLGGRNSGTASDLVASARVSFAMGVDCPLQGFLFGSPVSDVESRLEQPRDSNGGGRRTSLGELFMRTRFAEEKVALVAVEEGEDGGDATAGGERGDGKSGKEGGGGHKTLKKRVKDGKVAGGEGAPASAAVTKSKFQKILQIFHRKVYPESTALARSLTKKCRKRGSSSGGADEPEPASPKLRCRKEQRAPGFGCCANRASFGGATSPTDDDDDEGLNSSKSGHWIRTDAEYLVLEL; encoded by the exons ATGTGTGATCAGCTCCTGGGGTGGATGCACCGGAAATTACGACAGAATAGTAATGATGTGTTCAAAGAGTTCAACAACGGTGGAG GTGGGACCTGCAACTGCATCACCGGGCTGGCTTCGCCGGACCCCGTCACCTTCCTTGCCTCCGCCAACGAATACTTCGCCGACGACGCCTTCACCACCAAccatccctcgccgccggccgccgacctCTTCACCTTCGGCGGCAGCGGCCTCCTCACCATTGGCACTCTAGGCATCGCTGCTGTCGCGGTTCCTACAGACGCAGACGACCATGAGTACGACGTCGACGTTGTTGATGCCGAATCAGACTCTGATGACAAAGATGACAACGTGGATGAGGAAGACGATGTCGACGGCGCCGTCACGCCCACATTCActtgccctccgccgccgccagcagaggccgcagtcGTCGTCGAGAAGGCTGTCGCCGCGGTCGTCGAGGCCATCGCCGAGAAGGACGACGACACCACGACGGAGGACGACCTCATGGTGGTGAGCGCCGAGCTGGAGAAGGTCCTCGGCGGCCGCAACAGCGGCACCGCCAGCGACCTGGTGGCGTCGGCGCGGGTGAGCTTCGCCATGGGCGTGGACTGCCCGCTGCAGGGCTTCCTGTTCGGCTCCCCGGTGAGCGACGTCGAGTCGCGCCTGGAGCAGCCGCGGGacagcaacggcggcggccggcgcaccTCGCTCGGCGAGCTGTTCATGCGCACGCGCTTCGCCGAAGAGAAGGTGGCTCTCGTCGCCGTCGAGGAGGGCGAGGACGGCGGGGATGCAACCGCCGGTGGAGAAAGGGGCGACGGGAAATCAGGgaaagaaggcggcggcggccacaagACATTGAAGAAGAGGGTGAAGGATGGAAAAGTCGCCGGCGGTGAAGGAGCGCCAGCGAGTGCAGCTGTGACCAAGAGCAAGTTTCAGAAG ATCCTTCAAATCTTCCACAGGAAAGTGTACCCTGAGAGCACGGCGCTGGCGAGGAGCCTGACCAAGAAGTGCCGCAAgcgtggcagcagcagcggtggcGCCGACGAGCCGGAGCCGGCGTCACCCAAGCTCAGGTGCCGCAAGGAGCAGCGCGCGCCGGGGTTCGGCTGCTGCGCCAACCGTGCCTCCTTCGGTGGCGCCACTTCTCccaccgacgacgacgacgacgagggacTCAACAGCAGCAAGAGCGGCCACTGGATCAGGACCGACGCTGAAT ATTTGGTGCTGGAGTTATAG